The window TTGTAGGTTTTATCAAAACCGGCATATACCCAACTGTTCATGGTAGTCCAAAGGTCAATCACCTCTTTATCGCCGGCCTCCCATTTTTGCAGCATTTGCTGGGCCTGGATGATCAGTGGCGCGTTTTTCTTCGCCTCGTCCTCGGTTTGCCCGGCCGCTTTCAGTTCGTCTATTTGTTTTTTGTATTCCTTATCAAAAATCACATAGTATTTACCCACCAGGTGGTCGCCTTTTAAACCGGCCGATTCCGGTGTTTCGCCATTACCGAACAGTTGCCAGGCCAGCATGGATTTGCAAATGTGGATACCCCTGTCGTTCACCAAATTGGCTTTCACCACTTCGTATCCGGCAGCAGCCAAAATTTGCGCTACCGAATACCCCAGCAGGTTATTACGCACGTGGCCCAAATGCAAAGGCTTATTAGTATTTGGCGATGAATACTCCACCATCACCTTTTTGCCGTTGGGTTCAGCTACGGTATGGTCGGCGGGTAGCACGTGGTTATAAAACTGGCTTAACCAATAGGCATCGCTGATGGACAGGTTAAGGAAACCTTTAATCACGTTAAAGTCCGATACCTCTGCCAGTTCGTTTTGCAGGTATTCGCCAATTTCAGTACCGGTTTGCTCCGGCGATTTGCGCGATACTTTAGTGAACGGGAAGGTTACAACAGTTATCTGACCTTCAAACTCTTTGCGGGTCTGCTGCAAACTAATGTCGGCGGGGCTTAGGTCGGCCTGGTATAAATGTTTAACTGCTTTAAGGGTAGCGTCAATAATAAAGTCCATCGGGCAAAATTAATCAAAAACGGGCGATTAGCCATAAATACTTAAAATCCGATGGTGCCACAGGTTAAAATTGAATAATGAATAGTAAATTACTTACGTGAATTAAGCCAACACTATCCTTATGAATGTACAAGAACAAATCACAGCATATATTACCAGCCAGCCTGAGCTGAAACGTGATGACATGCAAACGCTGCATACGCTTATGCTTCAAATATTACCAGCAGGTAAAATATGGTTTGATGACGGTAAAAACAGCGAAAATAAAACGGTTAGTAACCCTACAATAGGATATGGCTTTTTCACAATGAAATATCCCAATGGAAGAACCCGGGAGATTTTTCAAATTGGCATGAGCGCTAATATAACGGGGATCTCTATCTATATCCTTGGTATTAGGGATAAGACCTACTTAGCTAAAACGTATGGAAAAGAACTGGGTAAAGCAAGTGTGAGCGGATACTGCGTTAAGTTCAATAAGCTAAAAGATATCGACATTAATATACTTGAGGCTGCTATCCGCTATGGGATTGAGGCTACAAGTATTAACCCTCACAATACCTAAATGCGTTGAGGTGCCGCTAATTCAACAATAAAAAACATATTTTTGCTGTATGCTACAGGGTAAAAAGATAGTATTGGGTGTTTGCGGCAGCATTGCGGCCTATAAATCGGCTTTACTGGTGAGGCTGCTGGTAAAGGCCGGTGCCGAAGTACAAGTGGTGATGACACCTGATGCCACGGGGTTTATTACCCCGCTAACCCTTTCTACCCTATCAAAAAAACCAGTGTTGGTTGATTATTATAAAACTGAAACCGGCGAGTGGAATAACCATGTTGAACTTGGACTGTGGGCTGATTTGATGCTGATTGCCCCAGCCAGTGCCAATACCCTTGCCAAAATGGCCAATGGCCTTTGCGATAACCTGCTAACCGCCGTTTATCTCTCGGCTAAATGCCCGGTGTATTTTGCACCGGCAATGGATCTGGACATGTGGAAACACCCGGCTACGCAGGAAAATGTGATCCGTTTAACACAATACGGCAATATATTGATACCACCCGGTAATGGTGAATTAGCCAGCGGATTGCACGGCGAAGGCCGTATGGCCGAGCCTGAAGAAATGGTAGACTTTATTTTGGGCGAGCTAAAAAAAAAACTCCCGCTGAATAAGCAAAAAATATTGGTTACCGCCGGCCCTACTTACGAAGCTATCGACCCCGTGCGTTTCATCGGTAACCATTCGTCGGGTAAAATGGGTTTTGCCATTGCCGATCAGTTTGCTAAAATGGGTGCCGATGTTGTATTGATATCCGGGCCCTCATCACAACGCAGCCACCAGTCGGTTAACCGGGTAGATGTTACTTCAGCTGCCGAAATGCTGGAAGCCTGCCAGCAGTATTTTCCTGATGCGAAAGCGTGTGTAATGAGCGCGGCTGTGGCCGATTATACTCCGGTAACTGTGGCATCGCAAAAAATAAAAAAACAGGATGCCGGTCTTAATATCGGCCTGAAAAAAACTACCGATATTTTAAAAACCCTTGGTGGTATAAAACGCAGTGATCAGATTTTGGTAGGATTTGCGTTGGAAACTAACGACGAGGAACAAAACGCTGTTGGTAAACTAAAAAGCAAAAACCTTGATTTTATTGTCCTTAATTCGTTAAACGATAAAGGCGCCGGTTTTAAAACGGACACCAATAAAATCACTATCATTGATAAAGAGTTACACAAAACCACTTACGACCTGAAAGGCAAGGACGAGGTAGCTATTGATATTTGTAATAAAGTAGCTGAACTGATTAACGCATGAAAAAACTGGCAGTATATATCATCTTAATATGTTTCAGTACAGGTATTAATGCGCAGGATCTGAATGCGCGGGTGCAGGTATTATCGCCTAAAATACAAACTACCAATAAGCGCGTGTTCCAGTCGCTGGAAACTGCGATGAAGGATTTTTTGAACGGCCACAAATGGTCTGCCGACCAGATAATGCCCCAGGAGCGCATAGACTGTACATTTACTTTTAATATTACATCGTGGGATGGCAGCAATAATTTCAGTACCGAATTGCAGGTGCAATCGCAAAGGCCCATCTTTAATTCATCCTATACCACTACCCTGCTTAATGTAAACGATAAGGATTTTGATTTCACCTATACCGAAGGCCAAAGTCTGGATTTTAACGATCAGAATTTCCAAAGCAACCTGACTTCGGTAATGGCATTTTACGCCTATGTTATTGTTGGTATGGATTACGATACCTTTTCCAAATTTGGGGGTACCCCTTATTTTGCTGCCGCGCAAAATATTGTCAACAATGCGCAATCAACCTCTTATAAGGGCTGGAAAGCATTTGATAGCAATCTTAACCGCTATTGGCTGGCCGAGAACTTGAATAACAAGGTTTACAACAACCTGCGCGGCTTCATGTATGATTATCACCGCAACGGGTTAGACCTGATGTCGGAAAACGCCGATAAAGGGCGCCGGGTGATCTCGGGCATCTTACCGGTACTTACACAAGTAGACCGCCAGCGTATAGGTGCAATGCTGCCGCTGATCTTCTTTACAGCTAAGGCTGATGAATTGGTAGGCATATTCAGCAAAGCCGACCTGCAGGAAAAGAACCAGGCACTGAACGTACTCACCCAGGCCGATCCATCCAACGGAAATAAATACCAGGTATTGCAACGTAACTAACTCTTTCGCGTCTATTAATTAAAAATATTTTCAAATTTATTTTGATATACGAAAACAATCGTAGATATTTGTACGACAAACTTCGTAGAACTACAGAAATATGAATATTAAAGCGACAGATAGCGAATTAGAGATATTGAACGTGCTTTGGAAACAAGGCGCCTGCACCGTTAGGGAAGTACACGAAGAACTGGCAAAAAATAAAGATGCCGGCTACACCACTACCCTAAAACTAATGCAAATTATGAACGATAAAGGCCTTGTTGAACGCGATGCTACCTCTAAAACCCATATTTATAAAGCAGTAGTTACACAGGAACAGGCGCAGCAAAACGCGCTGGACAAGATCATTTCTACCGTATTTGAAGGCTCGACCGCCGATTTAGTGATACAAGCGCTGGGCAACCATCGCGCCAGCAATGATGAGATAGACGCTATTAAGAAATATCTGGAACAATTTGATCACGATAAAAAATAACAGTTATGGAAAATCTGTTTTATCATATCAGCCAGGTGTTAGGCATTACCATTATCCACTCGTTGTGGCAAGGGCTTATTATTTATATGATACTAAGTTTAGTTCAACAGTTTTTTATAGATAAGCCGGCATCTTTTAAATATAAAATAGCCTTTGGCGCATTAAGCCTGATGCTGGGCTGCTTTGCTTACACGCTGTATATTGAAATAAGCAATTATGCAAGCTTTAGCGCCATACCTTATCGTATACCGGCTATCCCGGTTACCGAAGTTTTACCGATAGATAAAGACCAGATAACTGTTGCACCCATCGACCGGTATTACTTTATCATTGCCGGATATTTACCGTATGTAACTATGCTATACCTGGCAGGCCTGGTGTTCAACACTCTTAAAATGGCATTGGCATGGAATAGTATTTACCGCATCAGACAAAACATTACCGAGGCTGGTTTTCAACATCAGGTAAATAATTTATCTGAAAAGATGGGCATCCGAAAATTTGTTAAAGTTGCTTTTAGCGAATATATAGATGTGCCCTGCATTACCGGGTTTATTAAACCGTTAATCTTACTCCCCTTCAGCATCAGCACTTACTTAACCGCTGAAGAAATAGCAGCTATACTACTTCACGAACTGGCCCACATACGCCGGAATGATTACCTACTTAACCTGATACAGCAAGCTATTGGCATATTGCTGTTCTTTAACCCTTTTAGCAGGTTAATTATTAAAACTATAAATACCGAAAGAGAAAACAGTTGTGATGATATGGTAGTGCGCACTACCGGAAGTCCGCTGATATATGCGCAGGCCCTATTAAAATTAGAGCAAAACAAACAGCAGGACTGGCACCTGGCGCTGGCTGCCACCGGCAAACAAAAGTATCACCTTTTAAACCGTATTGAACGTATCATGAAAACTAAAAAAACAACCATAAATATCCGTCCGGCATTGTTAGCGCTGGTGCTGTTAATGTTTAGCCTGAGCAGCATTGCCTGGCTAAACCCCAAAGTTGAAAATGGTAAAGTATCTGTAAAGAAAATTGCTTTACCAATAATCAATAATTTACCTGACGATACTATTAAAAAAGCAAAACCGGCAAAGGCTGCCGCCAAAGCTAAACCGGCTATGAAAAAAAGACTGCGTAAGGCAGATTTTGATGACGCGAGCGATGCTAAGCTGGAAAAGCTACAAGCTGAAGCCGAAAAGCATGCCCAGGCCATAGAGCAATATTATAATGGCCCCGAGTTTAAAAAACTGCAGGAAGAAATGGAGAAAAAGGGGGCTGAAATGGAAACTTACTACAATAGCCCTAAGATGAAGCAGCTACAGGAAGACATGCAGAAAAAAAGCATGGAGTTTGAAAAAATGGCAAACTCGCCTGAAATGAAGAAGTTACAAATGGACGCCGAAGCTTATGGAAAAAAAATTGAGGCTTATTATAGCAACCCGGCATTTACCAAACTGCAAAAACGATACGAAGAAGAAGCTGAGTTGATGGACAAAGCCAAACCCGGCAGCGCTGAATATAAAAAACACGAAGCAAATTTTAAAAAGCTGGGGGCCGAATTCAAAGATTATGCTAACAGTCCGGCTATAAAAGAACAAACAGAATGGGCTAAAAAAATGAGCGCCCAAATGCGCGATTACTACAATAACCCCGAATTTAAAAAGCAACAGGAAGAGCTGAAAGCGTATGGGGACAGCATGGGCAAGGCATTTAAAGGCCCTATGATGAAGGATCAACAGGAGGCTATGCGCAACCTGGGTAAAGCCATGCGCGATTACCAAAACCGCCCCGAAATACAACACGAAAAAGAAGAGTTAAGAAAGATTGAGCGGGAGATGCGTCAGTACCGCACCACACCCGAATACCGTAAAAAAAAGATGGCTGAAATTGAAAGTGTACAAACAGCACGCGAACGTAAGGAGTCAATTAAAGAATCTGTTAGAAAAGAAATTGCTGAAGCGCGGAGAGAGGAACGCGATGTAAAAGAACGCCGCGAAGCACCAGAACGCAAAGAAATAAGAGAAAGAAAAGAAATGCGGGAAAGAAAAGAAGTACAAGAGCGTAAAGAAGCACCCGAAAAAGCACGTAAACCTGACACCAGCGAAATTAAAGAACGCAAAGAAGCACCTGAAAAGCAGGAAATGGCTGCGGTTAAACCACAGAAGGTAATCAGCGCATATACCAAATCACTATAAATAAACATACCGATCAGTTAAGTTAAACCGGCTGCATTATTGTGGCCGGCTTTTTGGCATTGTTAAAAACTTCATAAATCTATACCTGATAGATTTTGTAATTTAGTATCCTGCAAAACAACTGAAGTTTTTATGCTGAAACAGCTAAACATTACTAATTACGCTTTAATTGATAACCTGCAAATAAGCTTTGATGCAGGCCTGAATATACTTACCGGCGAAACCGGGGCTGGTAAATCCATTATCCTGGGTGCATTGTCGCTAATATTAGGTCAGCGGGCCGAGAGCCGCTACTTCTTTAACCAGCAAAAAAAATGTGTAATAGAAGGCA of the Mucilaginibacter boryungensis genome contains:
- a CDS encoding DUF1801 domain-containing protein; this encodes MNVQEQITAYITSQPELKRDDMQTLHTLMLQILPAGKIWFDDGKNSENKTVSNPTIGYGFFTMKYPNGRTREIFQIGMSANITGISIYILGIRDKTYLAKTYGKELGKASVSGYCVKFNKLKDIDINILEAAIRYGIEATSINPHNT
- the coaBC gene encoding bifunctional phosphopantothenoylcysteine decarboxylase/phosphopantothenate--cysteine ligase CoaBC; the encoded protein is MLQGKKIVLGVCGSIAAYKSALLVRLLVKAGAEVQVVMTPDATGFITPLTLSTLSKKPVLVDYYKTETGEWNNHVELGLWADLMLIAPASANTLAKMANGLCDNLLTAVYLSAKCPVYFAPAMDLDMWKHPATQENVIRLTQYGNILIPPGNGELASGLHGEGRMAEPEEMVDFILGELKKKLPLNKQKILVTAGPTYEAIDPVRFIGNHSSGKMGFAIADQFAKMGADVVLISGPSSQRSHQSVNRVDVTSAAEMLEACQQYFPDAKACVMSAAVADYTPVTVASQKIKKQDAGLNIGLKKTTDILKTLGGIKRSDQILVGFALETNDEEQNAVGKLKSKNLDFIVLNSLNDKGAGFKTDTNKITIIDKELHKTTYDLKGKDEVAIDICNKVAELINA
- the porD gene encoding type IX secretion system protein PorD — protein: MKKLAVYIILICFSTGINAQDLNARVQVLSPKIQTTNKRVFQSLETAMKDFLNGHKWSADQIMPQERIDCTFTFNITSWDGSNNFSTELQVQSQRPIFNSSYTTTLLNVNDKDFDFTYTEGQSLDFNDQNFQSNLTSVMAFYAYVIVGMDYDTFSKFGGTPYFAAAQNIVNNAQSTSYKGWKAFDSNLNRYWLAENLNNKVYNNLRGFMYDYHRNGLDLMSENADKGRRVISGILPVLTQVDRQRIGAMLPLIFFTAKADELVGIFSKADLQEKNQALNVLTQADPSNGNKYQVLQRN
- a CDS encoding BlaI/MecI/CopY family transcriptional regulator; translated protein: MNIKATDSELEILNVLWKQGACTVREVHEELAKNKDAGYTTTLKLMQIMNDKGLVERDATSKTHIYKAVVTQEQAQQNALDKIISTVFEGSTADLVIQALGNHRASNDEIDAIKKYLEQFDHDKK
- a CDS encoding M56 family metallopeptidase codes for the protein MENLFYHISQVLGITIIHSLWQGLIIYMILSLVQQFFIDKPASFKYKIAFGALSLMLGCFAYTLYIEISNYASFSAIPYRIPAIPVTEVLPIDKDQITVAPIDRYYFIIAGYLPYVTMLYLAGLVFNTLKMALAWNSIYRIRQNITEAGFQHQVNNLSEKMGIRKFVKVAFSEYIDVPCITGFIKPLILLPFSISTYLTAEEIAAILLHELAHIRRNDYLLNLIQQAIGILLFFNPFSRLIIKTINTERENSCDDMVVRTTGSPLIYAQALLKLEQNKQQDWHLALAATGKQKYHLLNRIERIMKTKKTTINIRPALLALVLLMFSLSSIAWLNPKVENGKVSVKKIALPIINNLPDDTIKKAKPAKAAAKAKPAMKKRLRKADFDDASDAKLEKLQAEAEKHAQAIEQYYNGPEFKKLQEEMEKKGAEMETYYNSPKMKQLQEDMQKKSMEFEKMANSPEMKKLQMDAEAYGKKIEAYYSNPAFTKLQKRYEEEAELMDKAKPGSAEYKKHEANFKKLGAEFKDYANSPAIKEQTEWAKKMSAQMRDYYNNPEFKKQQEELKAYGDSMGKAFKGPMMKDQQEAMRNLGKAMRDYQNRPEIQHEKEELRKIEREMRQYRTTPEYRKKKMAEIESVQTARERKESIKESVRKEIAEARREERDVKERREAPERKEIRERKEMRERKEVQERKEAPEKARKPDTSEIKERKEAPEKQEMAAVKPQKVISAYTKSL